ATCTCGCGCCACAGCCGCCAGGCGAGCAGCAGCAACCCGGCGGCGCCCGCCACCAGCACGCCCCAGATAATCCAGGTATAGCGCGCGTTGCGCTGCGCGCTGGCATCTTTGGCCGTCAGCCGCGCGTCGCCGCCGAGCGTCACCGCTTTAACCGCCTGCGCGTAAGGCAACATCTCCGGATCGTGAGAGCCCGGCACCAGCGTTTGTAGCTCCAGCGCCTGCGTTTTAGCGGCACCATTGCCCCAGGCGAGCAGGAACGGGCCGCTGCCCTGGGCATTAAACACCAGCGTTTTTTCGTCGCGCTCGCCGGTCACTTCCGGGAACGCGTCGCCAAAGCGCTGGTTCACCGCCCGCACGCGGAGCGCGGAAATCAGCTCGCCGCGCAGCGGCAGCGTCACCGCCGGGCGCTCCGGCAGGCGATAAATAACCGTGCGGGCGAGCGGCTGCCACGCCATGTTATCCGCGCTGCGATACTCAATCTCCACCGGCACAACGGCGTTCTCAAGCTGCGGGCGCAGCGTCAGGGCATCGAATGGCTGTGGCCGCGCCCAGCGATACACGGCGGTGTTATCGTTTTCTTTCTCGCCATGCGCGGCAAGCGTGACGCGCCGCGCCTGTACGTGCGGTGCCTGCCACTGTCCGGTAGCCGAGGTAAAATCAAGCGGCGCGCTGGCGTTTTTCACCACCACTAGCAGGTATTTCGCGCCAAAGAGTGACGGGGCACCGCTGAAATCCACCGTGTTCTGCAACAGCCGCTGATTGCCGGAGGCTAAATCCAGCAGCGGCGCATCCGCGATGATCGGCTGCCAGTCGCGCATCGTCTCGCTCGCGAGCACGTCCACGCGCGCCTGCCAGCCGTTGACCTGTTGTGGCCACGCCAGTTGCAGCTGTGTCAGTGCGCGCTCGCCGTTGTTCTCGCCAAGCGGGATCAGCCAGCTCGCGCTCAGTTGCTCTACCGGCGCGTTTTCCATGCGGATCTGCACGCCAGACGGCGAGGTTAACAGCACCGTGCGCTGCTCTTCTTCGCTGGTTTTA
This sequence is a window from Cronobacter sakazakii. Protein-coding genes within it:
- a CDS encoding DUF3999 family protein; protein product: MKQLWVALVWAFAATCAASDDTPRAERPQDYARGVELAVEGQSPWYRLPLPEAVYSQSAWPDLRDVRVFNAQGASLPFALDTTTPPAPAPQRAPLTVYRLDAQPVKTSEEEQRTVLLTSPSGVQIRMENAPVEQLSASWLIPLGENNGERALTQLQLAWPQQVNGWQARVDVLASETMRDWQPIIADAPLLDLASGNQRLLQNTVDFSGAPSLFGAKYLLVVVKNASAPLDFTSATGQWQAPHVQARRVTLAAHGEKENDNTAVYRWARPQPFDALTLRPQLENAVVPVEIEYRSADNMAWQPLARTVIYRLPERPAVTLPLRGELISALRVRAVNQRFGDAFPEVTGERDEKTLVFNAQGSGPFLLAWGNGAAKTQALELQTLVPGSHDPEMLPYAQAVKAVTLGGDARLTAKDASAQRNARYTWIIWGVLVAGAAGLLLLAWRLWREIRGEKAA